ACCAAGGTTATAGTCATCATCCCATGTACAACTATCAAACAGCATGGCTTGTTTTACCGTTTGTGATGTCGTCAAAGGACCGGGGGTTAATAACAAATAATTACGATCAGACATTCAACTCACCTATTGGTCTATACCAGATAGGCATTATAATGCGTATAGTTAACTTAAAAGGTCAAAGGAAAAGTCACTCTGCAACAAAAAATTCATATAACTCTGTATAATGTGCTGGATAACTAACGTGGTGAAAATTTATGAAATCGACGACTGAAGAGCTTCCGCAATACCGGTTGATCACCGCGCAATTGCAAGCAAAAATCGAAAATGGCAGCTTAAAGAGTGGTGACAAACTGCCTTCAGAGCGTGAGTTGTGCTCGATATACCACACCACTCGTATCACCATTCGTGAAAGTTTGATGCAGCTAGAGTCCAGTGGTTTGATTTACCGTTCCGAGCGACGCGGCTGGTTTGTCACACCTGAACGCTTATGGCTCAACCCAACCCAAAACACTAACTTCCATAAATTGTGCCTTGAGCAAGGTCGTCAGCCTAAAACAGAATTATTGGATGGTCGTGTTGTCACCGTACCAAACCAAGTTGCCAAGCCATTGCTGCTAGAGCCTTTTGAAAAAATCTATTTACTCACTCGATTACGTTTTGCAGATGATCGCGCTATTTGTTATTGCGAAAACCATTGTTTACCTGCTCGCGTCCCCGAATTACTCAGTCATGATCTGAATGGCAGCCTCACTGAAGTGTATGAAACGCACTACAACCTGATTTACACCAGTATGCACCTATCATTTTACCCAACCGCGATGCCTGAGCCGGCCGCTAATGCATTAGGCGTCACAGTCGGCCGTCCCGCGCTCTTATTACAACGCTTAAACTATGACCAATATGGGCGCATACTGGATTATGATGTGGAATATTGGCGTCATGATAGCCTGCGTATTGAGGTTGATACCTTGTAGCACGGTTCATGAAAATAGATTTTTCGAAAAAAAATAGATTTTCATCTTTCTGTCATAATCTCTCTTTAGCGTAAAGCCAACTGGTATATACCAGAAAACTTTCGCTAACAGGAGATCACCATGAAACTTTCTCGCCTTTCTTGCTTATTAATGGCTACACTATGTTCCGCTCCCGCGCTAACGGCACCCGTTGTCACAGTTTATTCCGCCGATGGCCTGCACGATGGCAACAACAGCTGGTATCAAAACCAATTTAATGAATTTACCCAACAAACTGGTATCAAAGTACAATATGTAGAAAGTGGATCGGGGGCTATTGTCGAGCGTCTCGCCAAAGAACGTACAAACCCGCAAGCTGATGTGTTGGTCACTATACCGCCTTTTATTCAACGCGCAGCCACTAGCAAGCTACTCGCTGAATTTACTCCTGATGCCGCAACAACGATTCCCAATTCAACCAAATATTACACTCCTATCGTCAATAATTATCTGACATTCATCTATAACGATAAATTGTTAAAAGCTCCCCCTAAAAATTGGGATTCATTACTCGATAGCCGCTTTAAAAATAAACTTCAGTACTCGACCCCGGGTCAAGCTGGAGATGGAACCGCTGTCATGCTACAGGTGTTTCATAACTTTGGCAGCAAACAAGCGGGGCTAGATTATTTAGGTAAGTTGCAAGCGAACAATGTTGGCCCTTCCGCATCAACAGGTAAGTTGACTGCACTGGTTAACAAGGGAGAGCTATACGTTGCTAATGGCGATTTACAAATGAACCTATCGCAAATGGAGCGTAATCCGAATGTCAAAATCTTTTGGCCTGAAGATAAGCAGGGGCAACGTTCTACTTT
This portion of the Providencia manganoxydans genome encodes:
- the phnR gene encoding phosphonate utilization transcriptional regulator PhnR — its product is MKSTTEELPQYRLITAQLQAKIENGSLKSGDKLPSERELCSIYHTTRITIRESLMQLESSGLIYRSERRGWFVTPERLWLNPTQNTNFHKLCLEQGRQPKTELLDGRVVTVPNQVAKPLLLEPFEKIYLLTRLRFADDRAICYCENHCLPARVPELLSHDLNGSLTEVYETHYNLIYTSMHLSFYPTAMPEPAANALGVTVGRPALLLQRLNYDQYGRILDYDVEYWRHDSLRIEVDTL
- a CDS encoding 2-aminoethylphosphonate ABC transporter substrate-binding protein codes for the protein MKLSRLSCLLMATLCSAPALTAPVVTVYSADGLHDGNNSWYQNQFNEFTQQTGIKVQYVESGSGAIVERLAKERTNPQADVLVTIPPFIQRAATSKLLAEFTPDAATTIPNSTKYYTPIVNNYLTFIYNDKLLKAPPKNWDSLLDSRFKNKLQYSTPGQAGDGTAVMLQVFHNFGSKQAGLDYLGKLQANNVGPSASTGKLTALVNKGELYVANGDLQMNLSQMERNPNVKIFWPEDKQGQRSTLILPYVVGLVEGGPETENGKKLINFLLSQQSQSRVSELSWGIPVRTDITPTDEKYRTAIKTMEGVKSWQPNWDEVAVALSDDIARWHKATESE